Part of the Jatrophihabitans sp. GAS493 genome, AGTCAGCATCGACGGAACGACCATCAAGCCGCCCTACGTAGTGCGGGCCATCGGCGACCCCAAGACCATGGACACCGCGCTGAACATCCCGGGCGGGGTCGCCGCCACTGTCCGGGTTGCCGGTGGCGACCTCACGGTGATCGAGCAGCCCAGTCTCACCATCACCGCGGTACGGGCGCTGCCGTCGCCCAAGTACGCAGCGCCCACTCCCCATTAACTGCCGCGGCGGCCACCTCCTAGGATCGAACCCGTCGGTCGCCGCGTGGACAGACGGGTCTAGACCCTCTGCCTGCACGTCCGATCCGAGCACGTCCCCGTGAGCCAGCCTCCCTGAGTTAAGGACCTCCAGCGATGAGTGAAGTACCTGACGACCTGCGCTACACCGCCGAGCACGAATGGGTCCGCATCGACGGCTCGATCGCGCGCGTCGGTATCACCGACTTCGCGCAGGAGGCGCTGGGCGACGTCGTCTATGTGACCCTCCCAGAGGTCGGCACTGCTGTGGAGCGCGGTGCGGCCTTCGGTGAGATCGAATCGACCAAGAGCGTGTCGGACCTCTTCGCACCCGTCGATGGTTCGGTCGTCACCCGTAACGATCTACTTGACGGTCGTCCGGAGCTCATCAACTCCGATCCCTACGGCGACGGCTGGATCGTCGAGATCGAGATCGCCGATCCCGCGCAGGCGAATGCACTGCTCGACCCGGCCGCCTACGGCGAACTCAGCCAGTAGCTGAAGATAGTGCAGATTGTGTAGAAATATTCGACACAATCCTAAAACCTCCAGCTGACATTGACCCTCGGGTCGATGCGGAACTAGGCTCGACAGCATTCGGTGAGTTGGCGAGCTGGACCACGTTCAGCTCGCCTCTTCATACGGGTTGCCATACGACTCTCCGGATCAGCCGGGACGGAGTAGTCGTGGCGGCGGCGTGTGGCAGCAGGACCTGAGCAGCACAGCTTTTCCCCCGTTCAACAACGTCCATCAGAAGGGCACCAAGAGTGTTCTGCACCGTATGTGGTTCGGAGAATCCGCCTGGAAGTCGCTTCTGCGCCAACTGTGGTGCCCCGATCGGAGACGAACGCCTGCCCGCTGCACCGGACTCGACCGGCATCATCACCACGGTAACCACGGCCACCGACGGCGACGCTGATTTCTCACCCGATGCGCACCAGGGTGCAATCGACGCGCTCAGTCCAGGTTCGGCCTTACTCGTGGTGAAGCGCGGTCCGAATGCGGGCAGCCGATTCCTGCTCGACCAGGACGTCACATCGGCTGGACGTCACCCTGACAGTGACATTTTCCTCGACGACGTGACCGTCTCCCGTCGCCATGCGGAGTTTCGACGTGAGGGGAGTGGGTTCAGCGTGCACGACGTCGGTTCACTCAACGGCACCTACGTCAATCGGGAGCGCATCGATGTCACCCCGCTCGCCGGGGGTGACGAGGTTCAGATCGGCAAGTTCCGGCTCGTGTACCTCACCGCGTCGCGATCCGTCGCCGCCGGAGCGGGCGAGTGACCGCCCCTGAGGTCGCGGCCCGCGGCTCGCTCACGATCGGTGAGGTTCTCACCGCCCTCCGTCCCGACTTCCCGGACATCACGATCAGCAAGATCCGGTTCCTGGAGACCGAGGGTCTGGTGGCGCCGCATCGCACACCGTCCGGGTACCGCAAGTTCTCCTCCACCGACATCGCCCGGCTGAAGTACGTGCTCAGCCAGCAGCGCGACCACTACCTGCCGCTGCGGGTCATCAAGGACCAGTTGGACGCGATCGATCGGGGCTTGGTCCCGCCTGGTGCCGGCGGGCTACCCCGGGTGCCGCACCTGGCGATCGCCGACAATGCGCCGACGGCCGACCACTTCCGACCGGTGCTTCCGACACTTCGTCTGTCGCGCGAGGAGCTGATCAACGCCGCCGGTCTCACCTCCGAGCAGTTGCGCGAGCTGGAGCAGTTCAACCTGGTGACACCCAAGAGCGGCGGGTTCTACGACGAGGACGCGCTGGCTATCGGTCAGGTCGTCTCGCAGCTGGCGCGGTACGGGCTGGAGGGGCGCCACCTGCGCGCCTTCCGGACGGCGGCCGAGCGGGAGGTCGGGCTCTTCTCCCAGGTCGTGGGGCCGATGAGCCGCCAGCGCAGCGCCGAGGCCAAAGCCCGAGCTGAGGAGACGGTGCGTGAACTTGCCGCGCTCTCCGTGCGGCTGCACGCGACGCTCGTCCAGATCGGTCTGCGTGAAGTCACCGGTACCGCGACCTGAGTCGAGGTG contains:
- the gcvH gene encoding glycine cleavage system protein GcvH codes for the protein MSEVPDDLRYTAEHEWVRIDGSIARVGITDFAQEALGDVVYVTLPEVGTAVERGAAFGEIESTKSVSDLFAPVDGSVVTRNDLLDGRPELINSDPYGDGWIVEIEIADPAQANALLDPAAYGELSQ
- a CDS encoding FHA domain-containing protein; its protein translation is MFCTVCGSENPPGSRFCANCGAPIGDERLPAAPDSTGIITTVTTATDGDADFSPDAHQGAIDALSPGSALLVVKRGPNAGSRFLLDQDVTSAGRHPDSDIFLDDVTVSRRHAEFRREGSGFSVHDVGSLNGTYVNRERIDVTPLAGGDEVQIGKFRLVYLTASRSVAAGAGE
- a CDS encoding MerR family transcriptional regulator — translated: MTAPEVAARGSLTIGEVLTALRPDFPDITISKIRFLETEGLVAPHRTPSGYRKFSSTDIARLKYVLSQQRDHYLPLRVIKDQLDAIDRGLVPPGAGGLPRVPHLAIADNAPTADHFRPVLPTLRLSREELINAAGLTSEQLRELEQFNLVTPKSGGFYDEDALAIGQVVSQLARYGLEGRHLRAFRTAAEREVGLFSQVVGPMSRQRSAEAKARAEETVRELAALSVRLHATLVQIGLREVTGTAT